ATAATAGTTCCTGTTCAAATGTGAGTTGTACCGTAAAAACTGTATAATTTCTTCCCTATATGGTTATCTCAGACAATCTTAATCAGCGCTTCTAAGAATAATCGGAGCGGGGATAAAATGTCAACAAGAGTTTTCTTCCTTATGGCTCATCCACATCGTTCCGTTTTATACCTTTTGCCAACAACCCTAAGAACATCTTTTCTACAGTTCGTCAATTTAAAAGAAGAGAACTCAGGTGGCGTATCTTTTCGCGAAATTCCGGCTCGGAAGCGATTCTTTTCTCGACGAGAGCGCAGGCATGAATGACGGTGGAATGGTCGCGCCCCCCGAAAGATTCGCCGATTCCTTTGAGGGAGCTGGCGGTATGCTTGCGCGAAAGGTACATTGCCACCTGACGGGCAAGCGCTACATCGGCTGTCTTCTTCTTGGCGGTCATCATAGATGGGTCAATATGGAAAAAGTCCGAAGTTCTCTTCTTGATTTCGGTAATTGTCAATTCCCGTTTGGGCCTGATTATCTCCTTTCCCAGAATCCGCACGGCGAAGTCAAGGTCAATAGCCGATTTTTCCAGTGATGCGTACGCCGAGAGGCGAGTCAGGCATCCCTCCAGTTCCCGTATATTGGAGGTGACGTTATCGGCTATGAAGAAAAGGACATCTTCCGGCAGTTTTATCCCCTCCTGCTCCGTCCGGCGGCGCAAGATTGCCATTCTCGTCTCCAGGTCGGGCGGCTGAAGGTCCGCCACCAGTCCGGAGGAGAAACGGGAAAGAAGACGCTCTTCCAGCCCTTTGGTATCTTTGGGGTGACGGTCGGAGGTTAGAACTATCTGCTTGCCAAGCTGATCCAGGTCGTTGAATGTATGGAAAAACTGCTCCTGAGTTGACTCCTTGCCGGAGAAGAACTGGATATCATCGACCAGAAGAACATCAGCGCTCCGATACTGGGTGGTAAACCCGGTGACGGTGCCGTTGGATAGAGCGCTGATAAAATCTGACGTGAACCGCTCGGAGGTGGCATAAATGACCCGCTTATTGGGGGAGTTTTCGTAGATATAGTTACCGATGGCTTGAATCAGGTGCGTTTTCCCCAGGCCGGTGCCGCCGTAAATGAACAAAGGGTTGTACTTGGTTTTGCCTGGGGCTTCGGCGACGGCGACAGCGGCGGCATGGGCAAATTGATTGAAATTGCCGACCACGAATGACTCAAAGCGATATCGCTCGTTCAGTCCGTAGCCGTTGCCGCTCGGCTTGACGAGAGTCAAGGGGCGGCGATGGAATTCGATTTCGGTCTGCGCTTTGGCTTCCTGCGAATCCATTACCAGGAGTTGAAAGAGAAGCGGCGAGCCATGCACTTCTTTAATAGCGTCAGAAATGAGCTCGTGGTAACGGTCCATCAGCCAATCGGCGATGAACTGGTTGGGGACAAATATTTTCAGCTCACCGTCGCCGTTCAGTTCACCTCGCGTAGGCTTAAACCAGGTTTGAAATGAAGATTTTTTGGCTCGCAGGGAGATATAGTTGAGGCAATCTTCCCACAGCTTGCAGTTAATACTCTTACCAGATGACGACATTTTTCCCCCGATCTAAAATCCCGCACGGTCGCGGGCAAAAGAAGCTTTTTAGGTTCCATCCTTACAAAAATAAACTTCCGGGACATCCGCCCGAAGGCGGACTGCGCCTTTTACGATTTTATGTGGTTAATTATGACTACGGAAATTCAACAAAGTAATTCACAGGAATTATTGCTGTCAGAACAACTAAGTTGTTGTAGCATAATTGTCGGCATCCCCACGGTCAATGGTTTTCCACACCCAATTAACAATGTCTCTGTTGTTGCCTTTTGACAGGGAGAATTAAAGCATAGAATCGTGTGGCGTCAAGAGGGGGAAAATTAAATATTAGGGAGAAGAGAACTCATTATCCGATTGATAATTATGCCGGTCAATTCGCATCGACAAAAATACCCACCCGATTTCCGCTGTCGAAAATAAATTTTCAAAAGTTGTAAGGCATATTGTGGCAATAAGTACAGAGTAAGTGCATTTCACTCGCCGGGTCGGGCAATCTTCTCCGCGATTTTCAGAAAGTAATTCGCCAGAATTGCATTATCAGTATAAGCGAGAGGATGGCCCTCGTCAGCCGCTTCTCTTATCTCCTGCTTAATTGGAATCTCTCCGAGGAACGGCACTTTCAACTCCGAAGCAAGTACTTTGCCGCCATCCTTGCCGAAGATATATTCTCTCCTTCCATCTACTTCATAATAAGACATATTCTCGACCACACCGAGGACATGCAGTTTAGTTTTTTCTGCCAATCTGGCAACTCTTCCGGCAGTATGCGATGCCACCGGTTGAGGTGTCGTGACCACCAACAGTTCGGCATTAGGCAGTGATTGCGCTATAGTGAGAGTTACATCGCCAGTGCCGGGTGGCAGGTCGAGAAGAAGAAAATGCGATTTATCCCAGAGGACATCAGCCAGGAACTGATTGATCGCTTTATGCAGCAGCGGTCCGCGCCAGATGACCGGGGCATCTTCAGAGACAAAGAACCCCATGGAGATAATCTGCATATTTTCTTTTCGAAGCGGCACAATATGTTCATCGATAAGAGTCGGCTGCCCGTGAACGCCGATAATCCGCGGTATGGAGAAGCCGTAAATGTCGGCGTCAATAATCCCGACCTTATAACCGAGCTTGCTCAGCGCCGCGGCGAGGTTGGCAGTTACAGTCGATTTCCCCACGCCTCCTTTGCCGGAGGCAACGGCGATTACCCGGTCGGCAAAATCGCCGGCTGTTACCGGATGTTTGCCATCGGCGCCGGCGGCTTGTTTGTGGTCTTTCCCGTACAGCCTGACCGCCAGATTTTTCCGCTGCTCATCAGTCATCACGCCAAATTCAACGTCCACCGTCTTCACCCCGGGAAGTTCCCCCACCATTCTGACGACATCGTCATTGATTTTCTTCTTGAGGGGGCAGCCGGGAATGGTTAAAGAAATCCCGATTTTCACCGCGGAGCCGTTGATATCAACGAACTTGACCATATCCAGGTCGGTCAGCGGTTTGCGCAACTCCGGGTCATCGACCTGAGCCAGTATTTTCATCACGTCGGATTTATCAATCATACTTAACCTCGCAACATCCATTCATTTAATGAATATAACTTTCCAATATACACCCTGTTCCACAAAATACTACGGGCAGAAGAAAAATTCTTAGGAAATCAGCGGAAAAGAAGGTCGGAGATTACGATAAAGAATTCGGATAATACGCTAACTGTCTGAGACTGAAATGGAAGACGGTGGGGCGGTTTCCGGTTTTTTTTGCGGTCGGAAAATGATAAAGAGCATTAGGATAATCATTCCGATTGAGATAGCTGAATCGGCGATATTGAAAGTCCACCAGCGCTCCAGACGAAAGCCAAGGAAATCAATATCAGGAATATCGACATCAAGGAAATCGACCACCATTCCGATGCGGAGGCGGTCGATAATATTTCCGATGGCTCCGGCGGCTATGAGGGTCAGGGAGTATTTTGTCCAGAGATTATCTTTGTTGGTGATAATCAGATAGAAGACCGCGATGAGAATAATGAGCGAGGAAATTAGATAAAAAGTGCCGCTTCCGAGAGCGGTTCCCATTGCCCCGCCGATATTATAGATTAGTCGCAGCTGGAAAAAACTGCCGAAGACCGGGTATATTTCACCCGGCTCGAGATTAGCAAGGACCCAGAGTTTGCTTAACTGGTCAGCGATGACAATAACGGCGAGCAGGGTAAAGGGGAAAGCCAGGCGCCGCAGATAATCACCGACCAGATTTAGCCTCCTCTTCCTTTTCCTTGCACTCGATACAGAGCCGGGCATGCGGGACGGCCTCGAGGCGGGCTTTCTGAATCGGCTTGCCGCAGCTCTGGCAGTTGCCGTATTCTCCCTTGCGCAGCCGGCGCAAAGCCTCATCAATATGATACAGCAGCCGTCCGGATTTTGATGCGAAGTGGAACGCTTTTTCCCGCTCCATGGCATCAGTCCCCTGGTCTGCCATATGGTACGAGTAGCTGGAAAGGTCGCCGGTGGCATCTTTGATGGTTTCATCCAGCTGCGTTTTCCGCAGCTTCAGTTCTTCCATCAGTTCTTCCCGTTTCTTAAGCAGGAGCTTCTCGTACTTTTCCAGTTCTTCCTTTTTCATCCGGTCTCCAATCTATTTCCTGATAACGGCGATTTCGGCGTTGATGCCGTTCACATTCCAGTCCTTGGCTCCGTTGTCTTTCGGCATATTATCGGTCAAATTTATTTGATCCGCCAGCGTTTCCTGACAGATATAGTCGTTATATCTCCGCACCGCCGACAGCAGCGGCTCTTCCGTTTTTACCAGTACACTGATACGGTCGGTTACTTCGAACCCCGAAGACTTTCTCATATTCTGGATTTTATTCACCATTTCCCGGGCAAA
The Candidatus Zixiibacteriota bacterium genome window above contains:
- the dnaA gene encoding chromosomal replication initiator protein DnaA, whose amino-acid sequence is MSSSGKSINCKLWEDCLNYISLRAKKSSFQTWFKPTRGELNGDGELKIFVPNQFIADWLMDRYHELISDAIKEVHGSPLLFQLLVMDSQEAKAQTEIEFHRRPLTLVKPSGNGYGLNERYRFESFVVGNFNQFAHAAAVAVAEAPGKTKYNPLFIYGGTGLGKTHLIQAIGNYIYENSPNKRVIYATSERFTSDFISALSNGTVTGFTTQYRSADVLLVDDIQFFSGKESTQEQFFHTFNDLDQLGKQIVLTSDRHPKDTKGLEERLLSRFSSGLVADLQPPDLETRMAILRRRTEQEGIKLPEDVLFFIADNVTSNIRELEGCLTRLSAYASLEKSAIDLDFAVRILGKEIIRPKRELTITEIKKRTSDFFHIDPSMMTAKKKTADVALARQVAMYLSRKHTASSLKGIGESFGGRDHSTVIHACALVEKRIASEPEFREKIRHLSSLLLN
- a CDS encoding Mrp/NBP35 family ATP-binding protein, which gives rise to MIDKSDVMKILAQVDDPELRKPLTDLDMVKFVDINGSAVKIGISLTIPGCPLKKKINDDVVRMVGELPGVKTVDVEFGVMTDEQRKNLAVRLYGKDHKQAAGADGKHPVTAGDFADRVIAVASGKGGVGKSTVTANLAAALSKLGYKVGIIDADIYGFSIPRIIGVHGQPTLIDEHIVPLRKENMQIISMGFFVSEDAPVIWRGPLLHKAINQFLADVLWDKSHFLLLDLPPGTGDVTLTIAQSLPNAELLVVTTPQPVASHTAGRVARLAEKTKLHVLGVVENMSYYEVDGRREYIFGKDGGKVLASELKVPFLGEIPIKQEIREAADEGHPLAYTDNAILANYFLKIAEKIARPGE
- the lspA gene encoding signal peptidase II, with the translated sequence MPGSVSSARKRKRRLNLVGDYLRRLAFPFTLLAVIVIADQLSKLWVLANLEPGEIYPVFGSFFQLRLIYNIGGAMGTALGSGTFYLISSLIILIAVFYLIITNKDNLWTKYSLTLIAAGAIGNIIDRLRIGMVVDFLDVDIPDIDFLGFRLERWWTFNIADSAISIGMIILMLFIIFRPQKKPETAPPSSISVSDS
- a CDS encoding TraR/DksA C4-type zinc finger protein; its protein translation is MKKEELEKYEKLLLKKREELMEELKLRKTQLDETIKDATGDLSSYSYHMADQGTDAMEREKAFHFASKSGRLLYHIDEALRRLRKGEYGNCQSCGKPIQKARLEAVPHARLCIECKEKEEEAKSGR